A single region of the Triticum dicoccoides isolate Atlit2015 ecotype Zavitan chromosome 2B, WEW_v2.0, whole genome shotgun sequence genome encodes:
- the LOC119360984 gene encoding uncharacterized protein LOC119360984 has product MMVNNANSVPEALHENTSIDSKSPHTISEIPSSTAKVEADLKPKPEPHLKTEVPSSDVLKPEPIGPKFENIFVLNSVYKTPIFPAHTSNVNTNSVHQETTSQPKEVVFLSAEADDIKFSTEVNAKRSFILISSAFGNERVKRFQGTPILIDDDSPTTPAAATNEEIPASHCDTSEGIPMNMEFSVQLGYSSLNNAEAGPSTRPNTIEKKNRKKRAAKLQSPDAPKKLKISQEVDIFFSKYLRKPIFQEWLILLVL; this is encoded by the exons ATGATG GTCAACAATGCAAATAGTGTTCCTGAAGCTCTACATGAGAACACGTCAATTGATTCAAAAAGTCCTCATACCATTTCAGAAATTCCCAGTTCCACTGCAAAAGTTGAAGCAGATTTAAAACCAAAACCAGAGCCACATTTGAAAACAGAG GTTCCCTCCAGTGATGTCCTTAAGCCGGAGCCAATCGGACCAAAATTTGAG AACATTTTTGTCCTGAATTCGGTGTACAAAACACCAATATTCCCAGCTCATACTTCAAATGTGAACACCAACTCTGTCCACCAAGAAACTACTTCACAACCTAAG GAAGTAGTTTTTCTATCAGCTGAAGCAGATGATATCAAATTTTCCACTGAAGTTAATGCAAAAAGAAGTTTTATACTCATCAGTTCTGCCTTTGGAAATGAAAGAGTCAAGCGTTTTCAAGGAACTCCAATTCTTATTGATGATGATTCTCCTACCACTCCTGCTGCCGCGACTAACGAAGAGATACCAGCCTCTCACTGTGATACAAGTGAAGGAATTCCAATGAACATGGAGTTTTCTGTCCAACTAG GCTATTCTTCATTGAATAATGCAGAAGCTGGACCAAGTACAAGACCTAATACAAttgaaaagaagaacaggaaaaaaAGAGCAGCTAAACTTCAATCTCCTGATGCACCAAAGAAACTGAAAATATCTCAAGAAGTGGACATTTTCTTCTCCAAATATTTGAGGAAGCCTATCTTTCAAGAATGGTTAATTCTCTTAGTCCTTTAG